In one window of Pseudoalteromonas espejiana DSM 9414 DNA:
- the cysE gene encoding serine O-acetyltransferase, translating into MRHEIWQQLRSEANEVVTREPLLASHVYSCILNHECLGSALSFIVANKLADAVVSAFTIRELFDQAFVKCDRMLTHVAHDIKAVKDRDPAAETYLTVILNLKGFHAIQAHRLANCLWQQNRKELARFIQSRTSEVFGVDIHPACKVGQGIMFDHATGIVIGETAVIEDNVSILQSVTLGGTGNEQGDRHPKIRAGVLIGAGAKVLGNIEVGEGARIGAGSVVLTAVPPHTTAVGVPAKIIGRPDCPCPAQSMNQNFLTTPEPENESHTSAML; encoded by the coding sequence ATGCGTCATGAAATTTGGCAACAGCTTCGTAGTGAAGCTAATGAAGTTGTAACTCGCGAACCCCTTTTAGCAAGTCATGTTTATTCGTGCATTTTGAATCATGAGTGTTTAGGTTCGGCGTTAAGCTTTATTGTTGCTAATAAATTGGCGGATGCTGTTGTGTCGGCATTTACAATTCGTGAATTGTTCGATCAAGCGTTTGTAAAGTGCGATCGCATGCTTACTCACGTAGCGCACGATATTAAAGCTGTAAAAGACAGAGACCCGGCAGCCGAAACTTACCTTACTGTTATTTTAAATTTAAAGGGGTTTCATGCTATTCAGGCACATCGTTTAGCTAACTGCTTGTGGCAACAAAACCGCAAAGAACTGGCGCGTTTTATTCAAAGCCGTACCTCTGAAGTATTTGGCGTTGATATTCACCCAGCTTGTAAAGTAGGGCAAGGCATTATGTTTGACCACGCCACGGGTATTGTTATTGGTGAAACAGCGGTAATTGAAGACAACGTATCAATACTGCAATCAGTAACGCTTGGCGGTACAGGTAATGAGCAAGGCGACCGTCATCCTAAAATTAGAGCCGGCGTACTTATTGGCGCGGGAGCCAAAGTGCTGGGCAATATTGAAGTGGGCGAGGGCGCGCGTATTGGTGCAGGCTCAGTGGTATTAACAGCTGTACCACCACATACCACAGCCGTGGGCGTTCCGGCTAAAATTATTGGCAGACCGGATTGTCCCTGTCCGGCGCAAAGCATGAACCAAAACTTTTTAACAACCCCAGAGCCCGAAAACGAATCGCATACCAGCGCTATGCTCTGA
- a CDS encoding helix-turn-helix transcriptional regulator, translated as MQLNPTTVKSLRNKLDWTQQQLADACDVSLRTIQRVEKEGAASKETTMALCAVLEVRQGELIKLDEPINDDVKSTPTKSFLAGVVISSLISFALGAGSVLLATN; from the coding sequence GTGCAATTAAATCCTACAACAGTTAAATCACTTAGAAATAAGTTAGATTGGACACAGCAACAGCTCGCTGATGCCTGCGATGTAAGCTTACGGACCATTCAACGGGTAGAAAAAGAAGGCGCCGCTTCTAAAGAAACCACGATGGCGCTTTGTGCGGTACTTGAAGTACGCCAAGGCGAGCTAATTAAACTTGATGAGCCTATAAATGATGACGTTAAAAGTACGCCAACTAAAAGCTTTTTAGCGGGAGTTGTTATTAGTTCTTTAATAAGCTTTGCTCTAGGTGCAGGCTCAGTGCTTTTAGCCACTAACTAA
- a CDS encoding sensor domain-containing diguanylate cyclase, translated as MIDDKAFFKLVLDTTPDQVVVINSVGDIVYVNRSWQNFGEQNDCACCDMWEQQNYLAECEKAAQKGDDFGLKAFNGITSVISGANNDFYLEYPCHSEDEKRWFMMRVVSFNHLENGYYAISHQNITERKLAEELVQKQLGVDGLTNIANRGYFDEFLVKEWNRCKRLNMPLSLVIIDLDDFKMLNDTYGHQQGDTCLKEVANLLNDFAKRPSDLCARFGGEEFVLVYGNTNSDQACSILYSLQKKLSALNIDNKHSLPSKTLTVSIGLTTVIPCDNFTTESLVKEADDLLYKAKNNGKNQLCVSDLAFV; from the coding sequence GTGATTGACGATAAAGCGTTTTTTAAGTTGGTATTAGATACCACGCCCGACCAAGTAGTGGTTATTAATTCTGTTGGCGACATAGTATACGTCAATAGAAGCTGGCAAAACTTTGGTGAACAAAACGACTGTGCCTGCTGCGATATGTGGGAGCAACAAAATTACTTAGCAGAGTGTGAGAAAGCAGCACAAAAAGGAGATGATTTTGGTTTAAAAGCATTTAACGGCATTACGTCAGTTATTTCAGGAGCCAACAACGACTTTTATTTAGAATACCCGTGTCATAGCGAAGATGAAAAACGCTGGTTTATGATGCGCGTAGTATCGTTTAACCATTTAGAAAATGGGTATTACGCTATTAGCCATCAAAACATTACTGAGCGAAAGCTCGCTGAAGAATTAGTACAAAAGCAACTAGGAGTCGACGGCTTAACTAATATTGCAAACAGGGGTTACTTCGACGAGTTTTTAGTAAAAGAGTGGAATCGCTGTAAACGTTTAAATATGCCGCTTTCATTAGTCATAATCGATCTTGATGATTTTAAAATGCTTAACGATACCTATGGTCATCAACAAGGTGATACTTGCTTAAAAGAGGTCGCTAATTTACTTAATGATTTTGCTAAACGGCCAAGTGATTTATGTGCGCGTTTTGGCGGGGAAGAATTTGTTTTAGTGTACGGTAATACTAATTCGGATCAGGCTTGTAGTATTTTGTATTCTCTACAAAAAAAGTTAAGTGCATTAAATATTGATAACAAGCACTCTTTACCAAGCAAAACGTTAACGGTGAGTATTGGTTTAACAACAGTAATACCTTGCGATAACTTTACTACAGAGAGCTTAGTTAAAGAGGCCGACGACCTACTTTATAAAGCAAAAAACAACGGTAAAAACCAGCTATGTGTAAGTGATTTAGCCTTTGTGTAA
- the xseA gene encoding exodeoxyribonuclease VII large subunit: protein MFSAPSQTVYTVSRLNREIRTVLEQGFASLVLTGEISNFITPASGHWYFSLKDDKAQIKAAMWRGNNRNQSYRPANGAQVTVKARVSLYEPRGDYQLIVEHMEPAGEGQLKQEFDALKMRLAAEGLFSSAYKKPLPQNINRIGVVTSATGAAIKDILTVLKRRAPQLEVVIYPAMVQGKEAHIHLINQIELANARNEVDVLIVGRGGGSLEDLWCFNHEQLARAIYQSELPVVSAVGHEIDTTISDYVADVRAATPSAAAELVSPNTQELHNKVTQLINRLNNAFKHDIADKRALATQLQHRLNLCHPRNQLNQKAQRLDELSIALQQAMRNRLYQQERTLNNLTPRLMRQSPDKKLAQANHQLMQLQAKLEQAMQQQLQQAQNSLALQASRLDSVSPLNVLARGYSITKTQQGKVVKSVNQVKTGDVLITELADGAIQSTAS from the coding sequence ATGTTTTCAGCGCCTTCGCAGACGGTTTATACCGTTTCACGCCTTAATAGAGAAATTCGCACAGTGCTTGAGCAAGGCTTTGCTTCATTGGTATTAACGGGCGAAATTTCTAACTTTATTACCCCCGCCTCTGGGCATTGGTATTTTTCGTTAAAAGACGATAAAGCGCAAATTAAAGCCGCTATGTGGCGCGGCAACAACCGTAATCAAAGTTACCGCCCTGCAAATGGCGCGCAAGTTACCGTAAAGGCACGTGTATCGCTTTACGAACCTCGTGGTGATTATCAGCTTATTGTTGAACACATGGAACCCGCAGGTGAGGGCCAGCTTAAACAAGAATTTGATGCCTTAAAAATGCGTTTAGCTGCCGAGGGATTATTTAGCTCTGCCTACAAAAAACCATTGCCGCAAAATATAAACCGCATTGGTGTGGTTACCTCAGCCACCGGCGCTGCAATAAAAGATATTTTAACTGTACTTAAACGCCGCGCACCGCAATTAGAAGTCGTTATTTATCCTGCCATGGTGCAGGGTAAAGAAGCCCACATACACTTAATTAATCAAATAGAGCTGGCAAATGCACGCAATGAGGTCGATGTACTTATTGTGGGCCGTGGTGGTGGCTCATTAGAAGATTTATGGTGTTTTAACCACGAACAACTCGCCCGCGCTATTTACCAAAGTGAATTACCTGTAGTAAGCGCGGTAGGCCATGAAATAGACACAACCATAAGCGATTATGTTGCCGATGTACGGGCAGCAACGCCATCAGCAGCTGCCGAGCTTGTAAGCCCTAACACACAAGAGCTACACAACAAAGTAACGCAACTTATTAACCGTTTAAACAATGCCTTTAAGCACGATATTGCAGATAAGCGCGCACTTGCTACGCAGCTTCAACACCGTCTTAATTTGTGTCACCCGCGTAATCAACTTAATCAAAAGGCGCAGCGATTAGATGAGCTAAGCATTGCCTTGCAACAAGCGATGCGAAACCGTTTATATCAACAAGAACGCACGCTTAATAATTTAACGCCGCGTTTAATGCGCCAATCACCCGATAAAAAGCTCGCACAGGCAAATCATCAGCTAATGCAATTACAAGCAAAGCTTGAGCAAGCAATGCAGCAGCAGTTGCAACAAGCGCAAAATAGCCTTGCGCTGCAAGCCAGTAGGCTCGACTCAGTAAGCCCCCTAAATGTTTTAGCCCGCGGTTATAGCATCACTAAAACACAACAAGGCAAAGTGGTTAAATCGGTAAATCAAGTTAAAACAGGCGATGTGTTAATAACTGAGCTGGCTGATGGCGCAATACAATCTACAGCCTCGTAA
- a CDS encoding M16 family metallopeptidase: MKFKLLATSLAVSLALTGCVTQQSENTQTAQQQQTTKADERVFSQEYLIEELDNGLRVMVVKTDYPDVVSLQIPVSVGSRNEVKEGKTGFAHFFEHMMFKGSKKFPQDEYTAVFKNAGVDNRAYTTNDYTNYHLNFSKQHLDKVLEIEADIFQNLTYTEEQFRTEALTVKGEYLKNNASPIRKLLSAVREEAFDKHTYKHTTMGFFEDIEAMPDQMAYGKEFFDKFYKPEYVSLVIVGDVDPNATMAMVKKHWGGWEKGDYVADIKAEPKQQAPKYIHEQNEALPGHWLLVSYKGAAWEPAKKDRAALDLISQLYFSNNSDLYQELVVDKQIASQMFTYNPETKDPGLLHVFVKVENEEDLAKARDAINRTYAKARTELVDEKKLSDLKSNLKYGFINGLDSSQAIASTLASYMHFERDPEVINQLYKSADDITAQDIKAVANKYFVDDSRTTVTMSALDKAPGFAKEVNLSAEVAKLEQAPEAPVFKVLDKTNSSPLIDVNFLFNTGAAADPQGKKGVAALTAAMLAQGGSQSTSYKEIQKALYPLAGSFGYQIDKEMLSFQGRIHKDNAETWYALISDQLLNPGFREDDFKRLKKEMIDGIKSGLKASNDEELGKEVLYSTLYKGHPYESYNYGDISDLEALTLDDVKAFYNSELTQSKLTLGLIGAVPNALKANIMSDLATLPKGEQSRLSIPDAPELKGHHATIVEKSAQSTAVSFGFPIDTIRSSEDWTALWLVRSYFGEHRSSNSYLYERIRQTRGMNYGDYSYIEYFPRGMFQTKPDANLGRSEQIFQIWLRPLRSNNDAHFATRTALFELDKLIKNGLTEKDFEATRNFLINYVPQLVASQNRQLGYALDSEFYNTESFVKYVTSKLEKLTLADVNRVIKDNLQTENVQYVFITGDGEDMKKRLASEQTSPMVYNTEKPAELVAEDKVIADYKLAIPANNIEVMAVDKVFQ, from the coding sequence ATGAAATTTAAATTATTAGCAACAAGCTTAGCGGTATCACTAGCGCTAACTGGCTGCGTAACACAGCAAAGCGAAAACACTCAAACAGCACAACAACAGCAAACAACAAAAGCTGATGAGCGTGTATTTTCGCAAGAATACTTAATTGAAGAGCTAGATAACGGCTTACGTGTAATGGTAGTTAAAACCGATTACCCCGATGTAGTTTCGCTGCAAATTCCAGTATCGGTTGGTTCGCGTAATGAAGTAAAAGAAGGTAAAACAGGTTTTGCTCACTTTTTTGAGCACATGATGTTTAAAGGCTCTAAAAAATTTCCGCAAGACGAGTACACCGCTGTATTTAAAAATGCAGGCGTAGATAACCGTGCATACACCACTAACGATTACACTAACTATCATTTAAACTTTTCAAAGCAGCACCTTGATAAAGTACTTGAAATTGAAGCCGATATTTTTCAAAACCTCACTTACACCGAAGAGCAATTTAGAACCGAAGCGCTTACAGTTAAAGGTGAGTATTTAAAAAATAACGCCAGCCCAATTCGTAAGTTATTAAGCGCCGTTCGCGAAGAAGCCTTTGATAAGCATACCTATAAACATACCACTATGGGCTTTTTTGAAGATATAGAAGCCATGCCAGATCAAATGGCGTACGGTAAAGAGTTTTTTGATAAGTTTTATAAGCCTGAATATGTATCGCTAGTGATTGTGGGCGATGTTGACCCTAATGCCACTATGGCAATGGTTAAAAAGCATTGGGGTGGTTGGGAAAAAGGCGATTACGTTGCCGATATTAAAGCTGAGCCAAAGCAGCAAGCGCCTAAATATATACATGAGCAAAACGAAGCCTTACCAGGGCATTGGTTACTTGTATCGTATAAAGGTGCGGCTTGGGAGCCTGCTAAAAAAGACAGAGCTGCGCTTGATTTAATCTCACAGCTTTATTTTTCAAACAACTCTGACTTATACCAAGAGCTTGTTGTTGATAAACAAATAGCCAGTCAAATGTTTACCTACAATCCAGAGACAAAAGATCCTGGCTTATTACATGTATTTGTAAAAGTAGAAAACGAAGAAGATTTAGCAAAAGCACGCGATGCAATTAACCGCACTTATGCAAAAGCACGCACTGAACTTGTTGATGAGAAAAAGCTAAGCGATTTAAAATCTAACCTTAAATACGGCTTTATTAATGGCTTAGATTCGTCTCAAGCGATTGCATCAACGCTTGCAAGTTACATGCATTTTGAGCGCGATCCAGAGGTTATTAATCAGCTTTATAAATCAGCCGACGACATAACCGCACAAGATATTAAAGCGGTTGCAAATAAATACTTTGTAGATGACTCGCGTACAACCGTGACCATGTCGGCACTTGATAAAGCCCCTGGGTTTGCAAAAGAGGTTAACTTAAGCGCAGAAGTTGCAAAGCTTGAGCAAGCGCCTGAGGCGCCCGTATTTAAAGTGCTTGATAAAACGAATAGCTCGCCGCTGATTGACGTAAACTTTTTATTCAATACAGGTGCAGCCGCAGACCCTCAAGGTAAAAAAGGGGTTGCTGCGCTTACAGCCGCTATGCTTGCTCAGGGTGGCTCACAAAGTACTAGTTACAAAGAAATTCAAAAAGCGCTTTATCCACTTGCGGGTAGCTTTGGTTATCAAATAGATAAAGAAATGCTGTCGTTCCAAGGGCGTATTCATAAAGATAACGCTGAAACATGGTATGCACTTATAAGCGATCAGTTACTTAATCCAGGGTTTAGAGAGGATGACTTTAAACGCCTTAAAAAAGAAATGATCGACGGTATTAAGTCGGGCTTAAAAGCCTCTAACGATGAAGAGCTAGGTAAAGAAGTACTTTACAGCACGCTTTATAAAGGCCATCCATACGAAAGCTACAACTACGGTGATATTTCTGACTTAGAAGCCCTTACCCTTGATGATGTAAAAGCATTCTACAACTCAGAGCTTACTCAATCTAAACTAACACTTGGTTTAATTGGCGCAGTGCCTAACGCACTTAAAGCAAATATTATGAGTGATTTAGCAACCTTACCTAAAGGTGAGCAAAGCCGTTTAAGTATTCCTGATGCGCCAGAACTTAAAGGCCATCATGCAACAATTGTTGAAAAGTCAGCGCAATCAACAGCGGTATCGTTTGGTTTCCCAATTGATACTATTCGCAGCAGCGAAGATTGGACAGCACTTTGGCTTGTGCGCTCTTACTTTGGTGAGCATCGTAGTTCTAACTCATACCTGTATGAGCGAATTCGTCAAACACGTGGTATGAACTACGGCGATTACTCGTATATTGAATACTTCCCGCGTGGCATGTTTCAAACGAAGCCTGATGCAAACTTAGGGCGCTCTGAGCAAATATTCCAAATTTGGTTGCGCCCGCTGCGCTCTAATAACGATGCACACTTTGCAACGCGTACAGCGTTGTTTGAGCTTGATAAACTTATTAAAAATGGCTTAACCGAAAAAGACTTTGAAGCAACTCGTAACTTTTTAATTAACTACGTACCTCAGCTTGTTGCAAGTCAAAACCGTCAACTAGGGTATGCACTTGATAGCGAATTTTACAACACAGAGTCGTTTGTAAAATACGTAACCAGTAAGCTTGAAAAGCTAACGCTTGCAGATGTTAATCGCGTGATCAAAGATAACCTGCAAACAGAAAACGTGCAGTACGTGTTTATTACAGGTGACGGCGAAGACATGAAAAAACGTTTAGCGTCAGAGCAAACCTCGCCAATGGTTTACAACACAGAAAAACCAGCAGAGCTTGTTGCTGAGGATAAAGTCATTGCCGATTACAAGTTAGCAATTCCAGCTAACAACATTGAAGTAATGGCCGTAGATAAAGTATTTCAGTAA
- a CDS encoding sensor domain-containing diguanylate cyclase → MFETDQWAFSGVDGQISLHKWQKTIDLITGLFSAPTCYIVQATSKGFRVVVRNNEQGSHFETNPILPPQTPLFCKHVAENNNTLYVNNASNDAQWSTMPEVIEDNVESYLGLPIHWPEGEVFGTLCLKDSKQTHYTNEYFELIEQLRDLIEDDLALVYSFEQMREIAMLDSLTNIYNRRALTLLAQQKLNLALRLGFDVCCLFIDINDFKKLNDTYGHEAGDKALIILANTLKIHLRDADIVGRLGGDEFVAVMQVSDKSKLSYIIDKITTEYSKALIKESVCDLSLSIGYSFNENQKQPFDALLNDADQAMYKNKQAYKQEKKLNNSTNLQ, encoded by the coding sequence ATGTTTGAAACGGATCAATGGGCATTTTCAGGTGTTGATGGCCAAATATCATTACATAAATGGCAAAAAACCATTGATCTTATTACGGGGCTTTTTTCGGCCCCTACTTGCTATATAGTTCAAGCAACAAGCAAGGGCTTTAGGGTTGTAGTTAGAAATAATGAGCAAGGCTCTCATTTTGAAACCAATCCAATACTCCCTCCGCAAACACCGCTATTTTGTAAACACGTAGCCGAAAACAACAATACCTTATATGTAAATAATGCCAGTAATGATGCGCAGTGGAGCACCATGCCGGAGGTTATTGAAGATAATGTTGAATCCTACCTAGGCTTGCCCATTCATTGGCCTGAAGGTGAAGTATTTGGCACCTTGTGTTTAAAAGATTCAAAGCAAACACATTACACCAACGAATACTTTGAGCTTATAGAGCAGCTGCGAGATTTAATAGAAGACGATTTAGCGCTTGTTTACAGTTTTGAGCAAATGCGCGAAATAGCAATGCTCGACTCACTCACAAATATTTATAACCGTCGCGCGCTTACCTTATTAGCCCAGCAAAAGCTTAACTTAGCGCTGCGTTTAGGCTTTGACGTATGCTGCTTGTTTATCGATATAAACGACTTTAAAAAATTAAACGATACTTACGGTCACGAGGCAGGCGATAAAGCGTTAATTATTTTGGCTAATACTCTAAAAATACATTTAAGAGATGCAGATATAGTAGGGCGTTTAGGGGGCGATGAGTTTGTGGCTGTAATGCAGGTAAGTGATAAAAGTAAGCTTAGTTATATTATTGATAAAATTACCACTGAGTATTCAAAAGCACTTATAAAAGAAAGTGTCTGCGATTTATCTCTTAGTATTGGTTACAGCTTTAATGAGAACCAAAAACAACCATTTGATGCATTACTCAATGACGCAGACCAAGCCATGTATAAAAACAAACAAGCCTATAAACAGGAGAAAAAACTTAACAATAGTACCAATCTGCAATAA
- a CDS encoding methylenetetrahydrofolate reductase — protein sequence MALSLQEKIEDTKQGVYLIGTTPPKVGTDKAQLKTIAEKLLGRLHEIEYDGVIIYDIQDESSRTNQARPFPFKQTVDPREYSQLLRNLSAQDVITYKSVAQRGVGEFKEWLSETKNDYDLKNVVLVGSPSSVGDIKLSLPDAYKTLAEQSNDFFLGGVTIAERHSSKRNEHERLIEKTAQGCQFFISQAVYDGQATIDLITSYARTCKAQGIAPKRIILTFTPCGGEKTLDFMQWLGISVPEATKWRMLDAENTLSESVRICRENLDLILKSCAHLDVPLGLNIESLTNRKEEIDASINLYRLLKAIMELNLAEKQIA from the coding sequence ATGGCTTTATCACTTCAAGAGAAAATAGAAGACACCAAACAAGGTGTTTATCTCATTGGTACTACCCCGCCTAAAGTTGGCACCGATAAAGCGCAATTAAAAACCATTGCAGAGAAGCTATTAGGTCGCTTGCACGAAATTGAATACGACGGCGTAATAATTTACGACATTCAAGACGAAAGCAGCCGCACTAACCAAGCTCGCCCATTTCCGTTTAAGCAAACTGTAGACCCACGTGAATACAGTCAATTACTTCGTAATTTATCTGCTCAAGATGTAATTACTTATAAAAGCGTGGCGCAACGTGGCGTAGGCGAATTTAAAGAGTGGCTAAGCGAAACTAAAAACGACTACGATTTAAAAAATGTAGTTTTAGTGGGTAGTCCATCATCGGTGGGTGATATAAAACTAAGCCTACCCGATGCATATAAAACATTGGCAGAGCAAAGTAATGACTTTTTTTTAGGTGGCGTTACTATTGCAGAACGCCATTCTAGTAAACGAAATGAGCACGAACGCTTAATAGAAAAAACGGCACAAGGTTGCCAGTTTTTTATATCTCAGGCTGTTTATGATGGGCAAGCCACAATTGATTTAATCACCAGTTACGCGCGTACCTGCAAAGCACAAGGCATTGCTCCAAAACGTATTATTTTAACGTTTACCCCGTGCGGCGGCGAAAAAACCTTAGACTTTATGCAGTGGTTGGGTATCTCAGTGCCAGAGGCCACTAAATGGCGCATGCTTGATGCAGAAAACACATTAAGTGAATCTGTACGTATTTGCCGCGAAAACCTCGACTTAATACTTAAAAGCTGTGCGCATCTTGATGTGCCACTGGGCTTAAATATTGAAAGCTTAACAAACCGTAAAGAAGAAATTGACGCATCAATAAACTTATACCGTTTATTAAAAGCGATTATGGAATTAAATCTAGCCGAAAAACAAATCGCTTAA
- the guaB gene encoding IMP dehydrogenase, translating into MLRIAKEALTFDDVLLVPGHSTVLPHTANISTRLTRGIKLNLPLISASMDTVTEARLAIALAQEGGLGFIHKNMTIEEQAKNVRKVKTYEAGIVSFPVTVSADLTIADATLLSQEKGFSGFPVTDSENNLLGIVTGRDMRFETKLEQPVSSVMTKKDKLVTVQEGASREEILGLMHEHRIEKILVVDDAFKLKGMITVKDYQKAQDKPHACKDEQGRLRVGAAVGVGAGTDERIAALVEAGVDVLLIDTSHGHSQGVIDRVSQTRQAYPDLQIIAGNVATAEGAIALADAGVDAVKVGIGPGSICTTRIVTGCGVPQITAISDAVDGLQGRDIPVIADGGIRFSGDIVKALVAGASCVMVGSMLAGTEEAPGEVELYQGRYYKSYRGMGSLGAMDQKEGSSDRYFQKSNQADKLVPEGIEGRVAYKGPIATIIHQQVGGLRSAMGLTGCATIEELNTKPQFVRVTSAGMGESHVHDVQITKEAPNYRLG; encoded by the coding sequence ATGCTTAGAATCGCTAAAGAAGCTCTTACCTTTGATGACGTACTTTTAGTACCTGGTCATTCTACTGTTTTGCCACACACGGCAAATATTTCAACTCGCTTAACGCGTGGTATCAAACTTAACTTGCCGCTTATTTCAGCATCTATGGATACTGTTACAGAAGCTCGTTTAGCTATTGCCCTCGCGCAGGAAGGTGGTCTTGGTTTTATTCATAAAAACATGACTATTGAAGAACAAGCGAAAAACGTGCGTAAAGTTAAAACCTACGAAGCAGGTATTGTTTCATTCCCTGTTACTGTATCTGCCGATTTAACGATTGCCGATGCAACGCTTCTTTCGCAAGAAAAAGGTTTTTCGGGTTTCCCGGTAACCGACAGCGAAAATAACTTACTCGGTATTGTTACTGGTCGTGATATGCGTTTTGAAACTAAGCTTGAACAGCCAGTTTCTAGCGTGATGACCAAAAAGGACAAACTAGTAACTGTTCAAGAAGGCGCATCGCGCGAAGAGATTTTAGGTTTAATGCACGAACACCGCATTGAAAAAATCCTAGTGGTTGATGATGCGTTTAAACTTAAAGGCATGATCACCGTAAAAGATTACCAAAAAGCACAAGACAAACCACATGCATGTAAAGACGAGCAAGGCCGTTTACGTGTAGGTGCTGCTGTAGGTGTTGGCGCAGGTACTGATGAGCGAATTGCAGCATTAGTAGAAGCCGGTGTTGATGTATTACTAATTGATACTTCTCATGGCCACTCACAAGGTGTTATCGACCGTGTTTCGCAAACTCGTCAAGCTTACCCAGACTTACAAATTATTGCCGGTAACGTTGCAACAGCCGAAGGTGCTATTGCCCTTGCTGATGCAGGTGTTGATGCAGTTAAAGTAGGTATTGGCCCAGGTTCAATTTGTACTACACGTATTGTAACTGGTTGTGGTGTACCACAAATTACCGCTATTTCTGATGCGGTAGATGGCTTACAAGGCCGTGATATTCCAGTAATTGCCGATGGCGGTATTCGTTTTTCTGGCGATATTGTTAAAGCACTTGTTGCCGGTGCATCGTGTGTAATGGTGGGCTCTATGCTTGCAGGTACTGAAGAAGCGCCGGGCGAAGTTGAGTTATATCAAGGCCGTTACTACAAATCATACCGTGGTATGGGTAGTTTAGGTGCGATGGATCAAAAAGAAGGTTCATCAGATCGTTACTTCCAAAAATCTAACCAAGCTGACAAGTTAGTACCAGAAGGTATTGAAGGTCGCGTAGCTTACAAAGGGCCTATTGCAACGATTATTCATCAGCAAGTGGGCGGGCTTCGTAGTGCAATGGGTTTAACCGGTTGTGCAACGATTGAAGAGCTTAATACAAAACCTCAGTTTGTACGTGTTACATCTGCAGGTATGGGTGAGTCGCACGTACATGATGTGCAAATTACCAAAGAAGCACCAAATTACCGCTTAGGTTAA